TTGCCGAGATAGACAAAGAAAAAGAGCAAGCCAAAGAAGAAACGAAAGTTTTTGTTCAAAATCTCCAAACTCAAAAAATGAAAATTGAAAGCAAGGCCGAAAACCTGCTTGATTTGTTTATTGGCGGTAAAGGCATTGAACCTGAAGAATATCAAGCGAAAAAATCAAAACTACTTAATGAAAAACAGGACATTTTGGGGAAGATAAGAGATTTTGAACAAAAAGGAAATAATTGGCTCGAACCGATGAAAGAAATGATTTTAGCCAGTAGCCAAGCCAAAATTCTTTTGTCGCAAAGCGACAATCAAGAAATCCAAGCATTTCTAAAAAATATCGGCTCGAACTTCATTTTGAAAGATAAAAAATTCCAATTTGCGCTTAAAATCGGCTGGCGAGCCCTCGCAGAGGGCGAGCCAACGGAAACATTTTCCAATTGGCGGAGAGGGTGGGACTCGAACCCACGTGAGAGTTGCCCCTCAACTCGCTTTCCAGGCGAGCCCGTTACGACCACTTCGGTACCTCTCCTTAAGGCTGGCACGCCCGAGAGGATTTGAACCTCCGACCTACGGATCCGCAATCCGTCGCTCTATCCAACTGAGCTACGGGCGCTTGAAATTTACCCATTGGCTAACTTGAGTAAAGCTACCACACCCAAGCATTTTTTGTCAATATATATTTACTTTTGCCTTTACCTTGTTCTGCTTGGCTTTCTTAACTAGAGGTGTATTCTTGTTCCACCGTCACTCCTATACCGCCTCGAGCATTCCAGACTGCTTCTATCCTTGCCCATCTTGGCTTGACTTTCTCAACAAAGTCTTCTAAAATCTTATTGGTAGCATGCTCTTGGAATATCCCCATATTTCTATATCCGGCAAGGTAAAGCTTTAAAGATTTCTGCTCTACTAAGTATTCTCCTGGTCTATAATGGATAGTAACCATAGCAAAATCTGGCAAATTTGTTTTAGGGCATACCGTCGTAAATTCATTAGTCTTTAGTTCTACTATATAATCTTTATCTTGATATTGATTCTCTATAATTGCCAAAACAGGGGTAATCTTTAAATCCCTTATTTGATCTTGCTTTCTTGCATAACCTGAGATATCTTTTGACTTATTCATAAATGCCTCTCTCTAACGGGTCCAGCAATTTTAATATAAAAAAATAACTAAATATCTTGACTTAGCTTAAAAAGGCTTTCTTCAAAAGGAGGAGAAGCAATTCCTTTTTCAGTAATAATAGCTTTAATATAAGAAAAAGGAGTAACGTCAAAGGCAGGATTATAAACTTTTACTCTTTCAGGAGCTATTCTCTTTCCAAGACCCATCGTTACCTCTTCAGAGGATCGTTCTTCGATAGGAATCTTTAAACCATCTGAAGTATTAAAATCAACGGTAGAGAAAGGAGCCGCTACATAAAAAGGAATACGATGTTCTTTAGCTAAGATAGCTACTTGATAAGTCCCAATCTTATTAGCGGTATCTCCATTTTTAGCAATCCGATCTGCTCCCACCAAACAAAGGTTAATCTTTCCTTGTTTCATTAAAGTAGCCGCCATATTATCGCAGATCAAAGTAACATCAATTTCATCTTGCATCAGCTCCCAAGAAGTAAGACGAGCACCTTGTAAAAGAGGTCGAGTTTCATCAGCAAAGACAGAGATTTTTTTTCCTTGTTCTTTAGCTGTATAAATAGCGCTTAAAGCTGTCCCCATGCCACCTGTAGCCAAAGCTCCCGCATTACAGTGAGTTAATATCGCATCCCCATCTTTAATTAAATTAGCACCATATTCACCAATCTTCTGACATCTTCTTTTATCATCATTATGGATAAAGACCGCCTCTTCTTCTAAAATCTTTTTTATCTCACTTAAAGGTTTTTCTTTGACTTGATAAGCTTTCTTCTTCATCTTTTCTAAAGCCCAAAATAAATTAACGGCGGTAGGACGAGAACTAGCTAAGTAATTTATAACTTCATCTAACTGATTATAAAATTCTTCACAATTATTGGTGGTTATTTCATTAGCTCCTATTACTACCCCATAAGCAGCCGCAATACCTATGGCTGGAGCTCCTCTCACGGAAAGTCTCTTAATTGACTCTACTACTTCTTTTACTTTCTGGCAATAAATATAAGTAAATTCAAGAGGTAGTTTTGTTTGATCAATTATTTTAAGAAGACCTTCTTCCCACCTTAAAGTCTCAACAGCCATAATTCCCCCTTTGTTTTTTAGAATATTTTAGAATAAATAAAAAGCAGGGTTGCATCTTCTCTGATCATACCCTGCCCTGCTTAAATAAAAAAAATTTATCTTAAA
The nucleotide sequence above comes from bacterium. Encoded proteins:
- the queF gene encoding preQ(1) synthase — translated: MNKSKDISGYARKQDQIRDLKITPVLAIIENQYQDKDYIVELKTNEFTTVCPKTNLPDFAMVTIHYRPGEYLVEQKSLKLYLAGYRNMGIFQEHATNKILEDFVEKVKPRWARIEAVWNARGGIGVTVEQEYTSS
- the mtnA gene encoding S-methyl-5-thioribose-1-phosphate isomerase, whose translation is MAVETLRWEEGLLKIIDQTKLPLEFTYIYCQKVKEVVESIKRLSVRGAPAIGIAAAYGVVIGANEITTNNCEEFYNQLDEVINYLASSRPTAVNLFWALEKMKKKAYQVKEKPLSEIKKILEEEAVFIHNDDKRRCQKIGEYGANLIKDGDAILTHCNAGALATGGMGTALSAIYTAKEQGKKISVFADETRPLLQGARLTSWELMQDEIDVTLICDNMAATLMKQGKINLCLVGADRIAKNGDTANKIGTYQVAILAKEHRIPFYVAAPFSTVDFNTSDGLKIPIEERSSEEVTMGLGKRIAPERVKVYNPAFDVTPFSYIKAIITEKGIASPPFEESLFKLSQDI